A window of Natrinema salaciae genomic DNA:
GGCGCGGGACGGTGAGGAGTAATCCATGTACGGGACGCTACTGCAGATTCCGGTCATCGGCCTGGAACTCGGCGAGTTCGCCGTCCTGCTCATCGCCGCCCTCGCCGGTGGTGCCTTCGGCGCCGCGATCGGCGCGCTGCCCGCGTTTATCTTCACGGGTTTCGTCGTCTTCCTCGGCGAAGGGATCAACATTCTCAAAGGCGAACTCGGCGGTGACATCGCGACCGATATCACCGCGGTCATCGGCTTCGGAATGGTTACCGGTCCGCACATCGCCTTCGCCGGCGGCGTCGCCGCGACGGCCTACGCCGGGCGGCGGTACCCCGAGATGGAGCCCGACGACTGGGACTACCACTTCGGGAAGAACATCCTGTACGCGTTCGGGACCAAACCCGACATCCTCGCGGTCGGTGCGATCTTCGGAGCCCTCGGGATGCTCATCACGCAGGTGATGACCGAGCTCGGCTTCCCGACGGACAACATCGCCCTTTCGGTCGTGGCGACGGCCTTCATTGCCCGACTCGTGTTCGGGTACCCGATCGTCGGCAAGGTCGGCGGCGCGAGCATTCTCGACATGACGCCGTTTGAGCGCGAGGAGAAACGCGTGGCCGCCGACGGCGGCACCGAGACCGCCCGGCTGGCGACCGAACCCTGGCTGCCCCACCAGTACAAGTGGTCCGGCGTGACGGCCATCGGTATCGTGGGCGGTATCCTCGGCGGTTACATCTGGCTCGAGACCGGGAGCATCTTCATGGGCTACGCGATCTCAGCCATGAGCCTGCTCTTTCTCAACCTCGGCGTCGAGAAGATTCCCGTCACCCACCACATCACGCTCCTGGGTGCGGTCGGCGCGGTGATCGCGATGCCGGCCATCGGGAGCGAACCGGTCGCCCTGCTGGCCGCCGGCGCGTTCGGCGCGATCAGCGGTCTGATCGGTGAGCTGTCACAGCGGGTGTTCTACTCCCACTCCGGGACGCACGTCGACCCGCCGGCGATGGCCATCGCGGCGTTCATGTTCGTTCTCGGAATCCTCTACCTGGCCGGGCTCCTGCCCAACGCGGGCTACCTCGCTCTCTGAGGTGGACGCGGGGAGCGAACGCGTCGGGGGCTTTTCCCTCGAAATTCTGTAACGGATACCAACAGCCGGTGAGACACCACGGCGGAGTGATTGATCCTCGGTGACGGTCCGTATCGAGAGCGCGTCGACGCACGGTCGGCGACACACACCAATCTCGCGGCGCTACTCCCTATTCGCAACCGATCGGCGGAGTGCTTCGATCGTGACACAATAGCTGGACACGATCACGGAAGCGACGGCGCCCGAACCGAAACGGACGTGAGAGCGGTCCGTCCCCGTCACCGCCTCGAGTGCGACCGCGGAGCCGATTACCGATCAGATCGCTTTAGGTGCCGGACCGCTCATCTGCGGTCATGGCAGCCGATCCGCCGCTCGTCCTCGACGTCGACGGCACCCTGACCCGCCCCGAAGGGTGGGGAATCGATCCTCGCGTCTTCGATCCGCTCCGCGAGTGGGACGCACCCGTCGTGATCGCCACCGGGAAGGCCTTTCCGTACCCCGTCGCCCTCTGTCACTTTATCGGCATCCCCGAACTCGTCGTCGCCGAGAACGGCGGCGTCGTCTACACCGGCGACGACGTCTTTTTTACCGCCGATCGGGCGGCCGCACAGGCCGTCGTCGAGGAGTACCGCGCCGCCGGCTACGACCCGGGCTGGGGGCCGGAGGACACCGTCAACCGCTGGCGCGAGACCGAGATCGCCGTCAACCGCGAGCAGCCGGTCGAACCGCTGCGCGAGATCGCCGCCGAGTACGGCCTCGAGGTGATCGATACCGGCTACGCCTACCACGTCAAGGACGCCGATCCGACCAAGGGCGAGGGGCTCGAGCGGATCGCCGATCACATCGGGATCGACCCCGCGGACTGCGTCGCCGTCGGCGACTCGATCAACGACGTCTCGACGTTCGAGACCGTGGGTCGGAGTTTCGCCGTCGCCAACGCCGACGAGGCAGCGACGGCGGCCGCCGACGAGGTGTTCGACGAGCGGCACGCGGACGGCACGCTCGCGGTACTCGAACGGGTTCGCGGCGCGAACAGCGCGTAGGAACGCAGGTCGAGGGACCTCGAACTCCCGTGGACGCTCGAGAGGGGCGCTCGAACGGGCGACGCGGGCGGATTCACCGGCCGACTCGAGCGCTGAGTCGCCCGGTACCCCTACAAGACGACGGTCTGTGGTCTCGGACACTGATCTCTATGTCTGCGCAACCGACGATCCTCGTGGTCGACGACGAACGAGAGCTGGCCGACCTCTACGCGATGTGGGTCGGCGAGGATTACGAGGTCGTGACCGCCTACGACGGGACCACGGCACTCGAGCGGATGAGCGACGCGATCGACGTCGTCCTGCTCGACAGGCACATGCCCGACATCACGGGGGATCGAGTGCTCGAGGAGATCCGCGCCGCGGGCTACGACTGCTGGGTGATCATGGTGACCGCCGTCGATCCCGGACTCGACATCGTCGAACTCGATATCGACGACTACGTCACGAAGCCCGTCACGCGAGCCCAGCTCACCCGGATCATCGAGAACCTCCGTGTGCAATCGCGCTACGGCGGCGACGGCCGGCGCGAACTCGAGTCTCTCTCGAACAAGATGGAGAGCTTAGAGGACGAACACGCCGTCGAGGAGCTGACCGAGACCGAGTCCTATCAGCGCCTCGAGTCCGAACTGAAGGAGTTGAGCGGGTCGCTGGTCGGCGATCTCGACGACGACTGAGCCGCGACCGATCGTCGGGAGCTGTACCTCGTTCTCGTCGCTCGATTCTCGTTTCTCGACGACGCTCCCGCGTCGAGGCTTAGCTATCCGTCGACCGGCCGGTGCCGTCCGTCGCCTCCGTTTGCGTTCGCCGCCGGGTCCGGAGCGCGCGGTAGGCGGGGCCGGCGAGGAGGACGACCGCGGCGACGGCACAGCCGAGCGATAGCGCCACGCCGAGTTCACCGAGCCCGCTCGAGGTGACCGTCGCCGCCGAGGCACCGACGACGACCGCCGCGACCGTCCACGGGAGTTCGCCGATCACGGTGCCGAGCACCAGGTGACGGAGTCGAACGCCGCTGACCGCCGCGGCACACGTCGCCACGTCCGACGGGATCGGTGCCAGCCGCGACGCGGTGACGCCGCGGAGCGGCCCCGTCGCGTCGTAATAGCGCGCGACGACGTCGCTCGCTCGTCCGAGGGCCCCTCCGCCGTTCGCTCCGTTCTCGTTCCGGGGACGACTCGCTCGAGCGTCGCGGACCGACTCCCCGTCGGCGGCAGTAAGCCACCGGACGGCCAGAAAGACGGGGAAGACGGTCGCGACGACCCCGACGAGCGCGATCGGGACGCCGGCTGCGACGCCGAAGCCGTAGCCGACGACGACTGCGAGCGGCGTCGTCGGCCACGCGAGAAGCGGGCGAACGAGATAGAGCCCGGCGACGGCGAGCCCGAACAGGAGCGGCTCCCCGCTGAGTGAGTCGACGGCACCGATCACCGTCGACGGCGAGACGAGTACGCCCGCAGCGACGATTCCGCTGACGACGATCACACCTGCCAGCACGCGCGTCCGAGCCACCGACAACCGCATCGGTCGGAGATTTCGCTCGAGCGTTGAAACCTTTGTGTCTCCCGCGGCGCGACGGGCGCGTTCGCGGCGCGGAACGACGGCTCGCAGTGGCGACTCGAGTGTGCCGGTATCCATCGTCCCGTCGGTCGTCACGTGAGGCCCTCGGTGCCGTGTGACCCGACCGCAGTCGCCGACCCAAAGGAAAGGGCTTTTATAATC
This region includes:
- a CDS encoding HAD-IIB family hydrolase, coding for MAADPPLVLDVDGTLTRPEGWGIDPRVFDPLREWDAPVVIATGKAFPYPVALCHFIGIPELVVAENGGVVYTGDDVFFTADRAAAQAVVEEYRAAGYDPGWGPEDTVNRWRETEIAVNREQPVEPLREIAAEYGLEVIDTGYAYHVKDADPTKGEGLERIADHIGIDPADCVAVGDSINDVSTFETVGRSFAVANADEAATAAADEVFDERHADGTLAVLERVRGANSA
- a CDS encoding response regulator, whose amino-acid sequence is MSAQPTILVVDDERELADLYAMWVGEDYEVVTAYDGTTALERMSDAIDVVLLDRHMPDITGDRVLEEIRAAGYDCWVIMVTAVDPGLDIVELDIDDYVTKPVTRAQLTRIIENLRVQSRYGGDGRRELESLSNKMESLEDEHAVEELTETESYQRLESELKELSGSLVGDLDDD
- a CDS encoding TVP38/TMEM64 family protein, which encodes MRLSVARTRVLAGVIVVSGIVAAGVLVSPSTVIGAVDSLSGEPLLFGLAVAGLYLVRPLLAWPTTPLAVVVGYGFGVAAGVPIALVGVVATVFPVFLAVRWLTAADGESVRDARASRPRNENGANGGGALGRASDVVARYYDATGPLRGVTASRLAPIPSDVATCAAAVSGVRLRHLVLGTVIGELPWTVAAVVVGASAATVTSSGLGELGVALSLGCAVAAVVLLAGPAYRALRTRRRTQTEATDGTGRSTDS